The proteins below are encoded in one region of Chloroflexota bacterium:
- a CDS encoding GGDEF domain-containing protein, which produces MSEASTSRPSDHVVEDRAIRRSSWLLSGSFLILGLVTVIRLFAGTPRPVDWFVGLLVLVAGFAVAMHRSAVGSLEAERRSEAESFARVFRGLSRSISPDAIVDAIVEELGVGTNADHTVVVRLRPESDALEATLVSRRPGVPSSTTILPRSDLEDPGANPIRLERLPVAIPVGTLQPVGVGRPAAPPGIVGVLGAVAAIRAFGATTVPPSASGAWDGPEARIAARIARRVRDVYGLRHTIEAPLVTSSGTVGAIVLSRRSEDPWTGSAGRILAGAAVEASAALERAYSHRAAEARASTDALTGLPNRRYFDEFCGLLARRRRADDVLGVLMIDIDHFKRLNDTYGHATGDEVLRSVAGAIAAAVRTDDVPARFGGEEFAILLRDPSPSIAAEVGERVRTAVAELDLDLLHGSRVTVSVGVAVSVAPAEPIDEVIAAADRALYAAKRAGRNRVVVGPL; this is translated from the coding sequence GTGAGCGAGGCCTCCACGAGCCGTCCGTCCGATCATGTCGTCGAGGATCGGGCGATCCGTCGCTCCTCCTGGCTCCTCTCCGGTTCGTTCCTCATCCTCGGGCTGGTCACCGTCATCCGGCTCTTCGCCGGGACTCCCCGTCCGGTCGACTGGTTCGTCGGCCTCCTCGTCCTGGTGGCCGGGTTCGCCGTGGCGATGCACCGATCGGCCGTGGGCTCGCTCGAGGCCGAGCGTCGATCGGAGGCGGAGAGCTTCGCCCGGGTGTTTCGCGGCCTTTCACGATCCATCTCGCCGGACGCCATCGTCGACGCGATCGTGGAGGAGCTCGGCGTGGGGACGAATGCGGACCACACGGTCGTCGTTCGGCTCCGACCGGAATCCGACGCCCTCGAGGCGACGCTCGTCAGCCGGCGCCCCGGTGTCCCGAGTTCGACCACGATCCTTCCGCGATCCGATCTCGAGGATCCGGGGGCGAACCCGATCCGACTCGAGCGCCTTCCGGTCGCGATCCCGGTGGGGACGCTGCAGCCGGTGGGCGTCGGGAGACCTGCCGCGCCGCCGGGGATTGTGGGGGTCCTCGGAGCCGTGGCGGCCATCCGGGCCTTCGGGGCGACGACCGTCCCGCCATCGGCGAGCGGCGCATGGGACGGACCTGAGGCGCGGATCGCGGCCCGCATCGCCCGTCGCGTCCGCGACGTGTACGGCCTCAGGCACACGATCGAGGCTCCGCTCGTGACGTCCTCCGGAACGGTCGGCGCTATCGTCCTCTCGAGGCGTTCGGAGGACCCCTGGACGGGATCGGCCGGGCGGATCCTGGCCGGGGCCGCGGTCGAGGCGTCGGCCGCCCTCGAGCGGGCGTACTCGCACCGGGCGGCGGAGGCGCGCGCGTCCACCGACGCGCTGACGGGGCTGCCGAATCGGCGCTACTTCGATGAGTTCTGCGGCCTGCTCGCACGCCGGCGCCGTGCGGACGACGTACTCGGCGTCCTCATGATCGACATCGACCACTTCAAGCGTCTCAACGACACGTACGGGCATGCTACGGGCGACGAGGTCCTGCGGTCCGTCGCGGGGGCCATCGCGGCCGCTGTCCGGACGGACGACGTGCCGGCCCGCTTCGGCGGCGAGGAATTCGCCATCCTCCTCCGGGACCCGAGCCCGTCGATCGCGGCGGAGGTGGGTGAACGGGTACGGACAGCGGTCGCCGAGCTCGACCTCGATCTCCTCCACGGCTCACGGGTCACGGTCTCGGTGGGCGTCGCGGTCTCCGTCGCGCCGGCCGAACCGATCGACGAGGTCATCGCCGCCGCCGATCGGGCGCTCTACGCGGCGAAGCGCGCCGGCCGGAATCGGGTGGTCGTCGGGCCGCTCTGA
- the polX gene encoding DNA polymerase/3'-5' exonuclease PolX has product MPRDPDPPLGSPTNGDLARIFHEIGDLLELKGELVFKTVAYHRAADALDHSPVDVAGGYRRGTPPRIAGVGSAIGDKIAEIVATGRLRFLDRLRDEVPPTLVELLRLPGLGPRTVRLIHESLGIATLDELRAAAEAGRLRTIRGLSAKTEETILAGIAGLSRRSDRMLLGEAAEIVRRLVGELEAAPGVRSVEPAGSFRRCRETIGDLDLLAETTEAAALVERFATLGSVERILNRGSYKAAIRLLDGPQVDLMIMPPGEAGTYRIHFTGSRDHNIRLRERARDLGWSLSEKGFLRLGADGEAASGEDAALRTFGTEAEAYAFLGLPFIEPELREDDGEIEAALAGRLPVLIRLADLRGDLHSHSDWSDGVHPIEAMAEAARRRGHAYQVLADHSRSLAIAHGLTPERVAMERRVIAELNARFEREETEGRLPEGASPDGFRLLHGCELEIRADGRLDYDDELLATFDLVVASLHVARRQSRAELTARVIGAISSPHVDVIAHPAGRMLEGRDDLDLDCEAVFAAAAATGTALEMNGSDHRLDLSAERARLAVAAGCFIAIDSDAHRIEELGFLRWGVGQARRAWVEPSSVVNTRSRADLLAWAAGKPERVRRRPSRTIATDGSATPPPA; this is encoded by the coding sequence GTGCCCCGCGACCCGGACCCGCCGCTCGGATCGCCGACCAACGGCGACCTCGCCCGGATCTTCCATGAGATCGGCGACCTCCTCGAGCTGAAGGGCGAGCTCGTCTTCAAGACCGTGGCCTATCACCGCGCCGCGGACGCGCTCGATCACAGCCCGGTCGACGTCGCGGGCGGGTACCGGCGTGGCACACCGCCGCGGATCGCCGGGGTGGGGTCCGCGATCGGCGACAAGATCGCCGAGATCGTCGCGACCGGCCGGCTGCGATTCCTCGACCGGCTGCGCGACGAAGTCCCGCCGACGCTCGTCGAGTTGCTCCGGCTCCCGGGGCTCGGTCCCCGTACCGTCCGTCTCATCCACGAGTCGCTGGGGATCGCGACGCTGGACGAGCTCCGCGCGGCGGCGGAGGCGGGGCGCCTGCGGACGATCCGCGGGCTCTCGGCAAAGACGGAGGAGACGATCCTCGCAGGGATCGCCGGTCTGTCACGCCGCTCGGACCGGATGCTCCTCGGCGAGGCGGCGGAGATCGTCCGCCGGCTCGTCGGCGAGCTCGAGGCGGCGCCGGGGGTCCGCTCGGTCGAGCCGGCCGGTTCGTTCCGCCGCTGTCGTGAGACGATCGGCGACCTGGACCTGCTTGCCGAGACCACGGAGGCGGCGGCGCTCGTCGAGCGCTTCGCGACGCTCGGGAGCGTCGAGCGGATCCTCAACCGGGGGAGCTACAAGGCGGCGATCCGCCTGCTGGACGGGCCGCAGGTGGACCTCATGATCATGCCGCCCGGCGAGGCGGGGACGTACCGCATCCACTTCACCGGGAGCCGCGACCACAACATCCGGCTCCGCGAGCGGGCCCGCGACCTCGGCTGGAGCCTGTCCGAGAAGGGTTTCCTCCGCCTCGGAGCGGACGGCGAGGCGGCCAGCGGCGAGGACGCGGCGCTCCGGACGTTCGGGACGGAGGCCGAGGCGTACGCGTTCCTCGGCCTGCCCTTCATCGAGCCCGAGCTCCGCGAGGACGACGGCGAGATCGAGGCGGCGCTCGCGGGGCGCCTGCCGGTCCTCATCCGCCTGGCCGATCTGCGGGGCGATCTGCACAGCCATTCCGACTGGTCGGACGGCGTCCATCCGATCGAGGCGATGGCGGAGGCGGCCCGTCGGCGAGGCCATGCCTACCAGGTGCTCGCGGACCACAGCCGGTCGCTCGCCATCGCCCACGGGCTCACCCCGGAGCGAGTCGCCATGGAGCGTCGGGTCATCGCCGAACTCAACGCCCGGTTCGAGCGCGAGGAGACGGAGGGGCGGCTCCCGGAGGGCGCCTCGCCGGATGGCTTCCGTCTCCTCCACGGCTGCGAGCTCGAGATCCGGGCGGACGGCCGTCTCGACTACGACGACGAGCTCCTCGCCACGTTCGACCTCGTCGTCGCGTCGCTCCATGTCGCCCGCCGGCAATCCCGGGCGGAGCTCACGGCGCGGGTGATCGGCGCCATCTCGAGCCCGCACGTCGATGTCATCGCGCACCCGGCGGGCCGGATGCTCGAGGGCCGGGACGATCTCGACCTCGACTGCGAGGCGGTCTTCGCCGCCGCGGCCGCGACGGGGACCGCGCTCGAGATGAACGGCTCGGACCATCGGCTCGACCTCTCGGCCGAACGGGCGAGGCTCGCGGTGGCCGCCGGCTGCTTCATCGCCATCGATTCGGATGCCCACCGCATCGAGGAGCTCGGATTCCTCCGCTGGGGTGTCGGCCAGGCGCGGCGGGCCTGGGTGGAGCCGTCGAGCGTCGTGAACACGCGCTCGCGCGCCGACCTCCTCGCCTGGGCGGCGGGCAAGCCCGAGCGGGTCCGGCGGCGGCCATCCCGTACCATCGCAACGGATGGATCAGCGACACCGCCACCAGCGTGA
- a CDS encoding tetratricopeptide repeat protein, translating into MTFPDLDTSKTTATNQVRLKRQLAEQAVAQATAAQWRDAAETNRRILEMGPDVQTQNRLAKALWELGELGEAREHYQTALALDPTNRIAERNIDRLRTLLVDAGERTVPAMDGSKAPVSIFVEETGKTGFAFLTDLPDPRKLAQVNPGDSVELHPEGNRLIAVSNGVGIGIVEPRVAARLLKLLADGNKYAAGVTSLGDKDVRIIIRETFQDPQNYGKVSFPAAAKSTDLRPYTKGTLIREEMDLEDDLEDDVEDEEIEDLDRVLPADVTTDEAFEEEPDELDEP; encoded by the coding sequence GTGACCTTCCCCGATCTCGACACCAGCAAGACGACCGCGACGAACCAGGTCCGCCTGAAGCGCCAGCTCGCTGAGCAGGCGGTCGCCCAGGCGACCGCCGCCCAGTGGCGGGATGCGGCGGAGACGAACCGCCGGATCCTCGAGATGGGCCCGGACGTGCAGACGCAGAACCGGCTCGCCAAGGCGCTCTGGGAGCTCGGCGAGCTCGGCGAGGCGCGCGAGCACTATCAGACCGCGCTCGCCCTGGACCCGACGAACCGGATCGCGGAACGGAACATCGACCGGCTCCGGACGCTGCTCGTGGACGCCGGTGAGCGGACCGTCCCGGCCATGGACGGGAGCAAGGCGCCGGTCAGCATCTTCGTCGAGGAGACCGGCAAGACCGGCTTCGCGTTCCTCACCGACCTCCCCGATCCGCGCAAGCTCGCCCAGGTGAACCCGGGCGACAGCGTGGAGCTCCATCCCGAGGGCAACCGGCTCATCGCGGTGAGCAACGGCGTGGGCATCGGCATCGTCGAGCCGCGCGTCGCGGCCCGTCTCCTCAAGCTCCTCGCCGACGGCAACAAGTACGCCGCCGGCGTCACCTCGCTCGGCGACAAGGATGTCCGGATCATCATTCGCGAGACGTTCCAGGATCCGCAGAACTACGGCAAGGTGAGTTTCCCGGCCGCGGCCAAGTCGACCGACCTCCGGCCGTACACGAAGGGCACCCTCATCCGTGAGGAGATGGACCTCGAGGACGACCTCGAGGATGACGTCGAGGACGAGGAGATCGAGGATCTCGATCGCGTCCTCCCCGCCGACGTGACGACGGACGAGGCGTTCGAAGAGGAGCCCGACGAGCTCGACGAGCCGTAG
- a CDS encoding DUF4129 domain-containing protein translates to MTTASRRSLPASSLPALVGPTLIAVAEGAWIAALYDVLEVASGGDRTLGLAWFIVAATLGLAVGSRTRAGHDRDRTVGAGLVVIAVLGWLAAPGAIARVVAGDPGLAVASHPGGFLLGVAAFRGVLRGRSLADIGTSDAGLGGPAICLAGGWLFAGALADPGRSVVVHAIVGPTILFLIAGPGGTAMNRVAMLGRATGFGWTANRAWIASLWAGLLFVGGVAAIAAADAGVAIRDVAPALLVLAAVVVVARAPSPVARQDSRRRTVLGWLLILGALSLVLFLPQFTTQPRPTDATAATTQSQADTTGRSGGAILVLVGLGIALAVAAVVLRRRWIAAPTARSGTTERRLVAVDWHRLRGGWRVALRRSERPEPPADAVGAYLAALATLGAEPTTRRARGETPADHARRLRADGAGGRALDLLAADYALIRFGGRGLSAVEHRRALGRWRRIAAETEERARRDLAARAATSAADGGDGAAGRTEARDAATAAREGRV, encoded by the coding sequence GTGACGACGGCATCCCGCCGCTCCCTGCCGGCGTCCTCCCTCCCGGCGCTCGTCGGGCCGACCCTCATCGCCGTCGCGGAGGGAGCGTGGATCGCCGCCCTGTACGACGTTCTCGAGGTCGCCAGCGGCGGGGACCGCACGCTCGGACTCGCCTGGTTCATCGTCGCGGCGACACTCGGCCTCGCGGTCGGCAGCCGGACCCGAGCCGGCCACGACCGCGATAGGACGGTTGGCGCCGGGCTGGTCGTCATCGCCGTGCTCGGCTGGCTCGCTGCGCCCGGTGCGATCGCCAGGGTCGTCGCCGGCGATCCGGGACTGGCCGTGGCGAGTCATCCGGGCGGGTTCCTCCTCGGCGTCGCGGCGTTCCGGGGGGTCCTTCGCGGGCGATCGCTGGCGGACATCGGCACGAGCGACGCCGGGCTCGGCGGTCCGGCCATCTGTCTCGCCGGCGGCTGGCTCTTCGCCGGGGCGCTTGCCGACCCGGGACGGTCGGTCGTCGTCCACGCCATCGTCGGGCCGACGATCCTCTTCCTCATCGCCGGGCCGGGCGGGACGGCCATGAACCGCGTCGCGATGCTCGGCCGGGCGACGGGCTTCGGCTGGACCGCGAACCGGGCGTGGATCGCATCGCTGTGGGCCGGCCTCCTCTTCGTGGGAGGCGTCGCGGCGATCGCCGCGGCGGATGCGGGGGTCGCGATCCGCGATGTCGCGCCGGCGCTCCTCGTGCTGGCCGCCGTCGTCGTCGTGGCGCGGGCCCCATCGCCCGTGGCCCGCCAGGACTCCCGCCGGCGGACCGTCCTCGGCTGGCTCCTCATCCTCGGCGCGCTGTCCCTCGTCCTGTTCCTGCCGCAGTTCACGACCCAGCCTCGACCGACCGACGCCACAGCGGCGACGACCCAGTCGCAGGCAGACACGACCGGGCGGAGCGGTGGGGCGATCCTCGTCCTCGTCGGGCTCGGGATCGCCCTCGCCGTCGCGGCCGTCGTCCTGCGGCGTCGCTGGATCGCGGCCCCGACCGCCCGATCCGGGACGACCGAAAGGCGGCTCGTGGCGGTCGACTGGCACCGCCTCCGCGGAGGCTGGCGCGTCGCGCTCCGGCGGTCAGAGCGCCCGGAGCCGCCCGCCGACGCGGTCGGCGCGTATCTCGCCGCGCTCGCCACGCTCGGCGCCGAGCCGACGACCCGCCGGGCACGCGGCGAGACACCGGCCGACCATGCGCGCCGATTGCGCGCCGACGGTGCGGGCGGTCGCGCGCTCGACCTGCTGGCGGCGGACTATGCGCTCATCCGGTTCGGAGGGCGGGGATTGTCCGCCGTGGAGCACCGCCGGGCGCTCGGACGGTGGCGCCGCATCGCGGCCGAGACCGAGGAGCGGGCGCGACGGGACCTCGCGGCGCGGGCGGCGACGAGCGCTGCCGATGGCGGGGACGGAGCGGCGGGCCGGACGGAGGCCCGCGACGCGGCGACGGCGGCCCGGGAGGGCCGCGTCTGA
- a CDS encoding DUF58 domain-containing protein has protein sequence MSVLVALVVVLGGAILAIPGVVAIGVAALGLSITRTAWLRYGARTVTYRRRLATDRAVVGDEIELEIAVRNGGPLPLPWVRTVDGLGRGVSVAGPPEAAGSAVHGELVNGWTLGPFELVSRRFRILATRRGVFELGPLTIAAGDLLGRSLPIEEASLRTRYLVRPRMVAVHGLDDTRDRGGERRARTGLAEDPSRFAGVRPYRPGDPLRHLHRRATARTGRPLTKRFDPSRRRDVVLVLDLRAPGGPGVGATERDEATEGLIVAAMSLARSLHGDGAAVGLAVAGFAGGARHILLPPNGTAAALGLLADLLARLDAIPSLSFSQLLDDVSRRLSPGTTIVTMSAVDPGPALVALRRLSRSGFGVIHIAFGRDAPALASRATAVGIAARAARLDGPWATSTRLEFVA, from the coding sequence ATGTCCGTCCTCGTCGCGCTCGTCGTCGTGCTCGGCGGAGCGATCCTCGCGATCCCCGGCGTCGTCGCCATCGGCGTCGCGGCCCTCGGCCTCTCGATCACCCGGACGGCGTGGCTTCGATATGGCGCGCGGACGGTGACCTATCGCCGCCGTCTCGCCACCGACCGGGCGGTCGTGGGCGACGAGATCGAACTCGAGATCGCCGTCCGCAACGGCGGCCCCCTGCCGCTCCCGTGGGTCCGGACGGTCGACGGGCTGGGACGCGGGGTCAGCGTGGCCGGACCGCCCGAGGCGGCCGGGAGTGCCGTGCACGGCGAGCTCGTCAACGGCTGGACGCTCGGGCCGTTCGAACTCGTGAGCCGGCGGTTCCGCATCCTCGCGACCCGCCGCGGCGTGTTCGAGCTGGGACCGCTCACGATCGCCGCCGGCGACCTCCTCGGCCGTTCCCTCCCGATCGAGGAAGCGAGCCTTCGGACGCGCTACCTCGTCCGGCCGCGGATGGTCGCGGTCCACGGCCTCGATGACACGCGCGACCGCGGTGGCGAGCGCCGTGCCCGGACGGGCCTCGCGGAGGACCCGAGCCGCTTCGCCGGCGTGAGGCCATACCGGCCGGGCGATCCGCTCCGGCACCTCCATCGACGCGCCACGGCGCGCACGGGCAGGCCCCTGACGAAGCGCTTCGATCCATCGCGACGACGCGACGTCGTGCTCGTCCTCGACCTGCGGGCTCCCGGCGGCCCGGGCGTCGGAGCGACGGAGCGGGATGAGGCCACGGAGGGCCTCATCGTCGCCGCGATGTCGCTCGCCAGATCGCTCCACGGTGACGGTGCGGCGGTGGGACTCGCGGTGGCCGGGTTTGCCGGGGGCGCCCGCCACATCCTCCTCCCACCGAACGGGACGGCGGCAGCCCTCGGCCTCCTCGCCGACCTCCTCGCCCGCCTCGACGCGATCCCGTCGCTGTCGTTCAGCCAGCTCCTCGACGACGTCTCGCGGCGGCTATCGCCGGGCACCACGATCGTGACGATGAGCGCCGTGGATCCGGGCCCCGCGCTCGTGGCGCTGCGACGCCTCTCGCGATCGGGATTCGGCGTCATCCACATCGCGTTCGGTCGAGACGCGCCGGCCCTCGCCTCCCGGGCCACCGCCGTCGGGATCGCGGCGCGGGCGGCCAGACTCGACGGACCATGGGCGACGAGCACTCGCCTCGAGTTCGTGGCGTGA
- a CDS encoding MoxR family ATPase, which produces MVDGSADTVEATRDGLRTWSAIRDAVSVAVVGAEPALRLLLVALLADGHVLLEDVPGVGKTLLARAFARALGLSFARVQGTPDLLPGDITGSGVLDGAAFRFLPGPVFHNVLLVDEVNRATPRTQSALLEAMQEHQVSVEGETRPLPDPFIVLATDNPIEYEGTFALPEAQLDRFLVRVRIGYPDEAGEARIARRHLTAAEPLDGVREVVPGARIVAIREAVRRTHVGDEVTAYVVALVRSTRVHPDLSLGGSPRATVGLFRAAQVWAFLDGRAFVLPDDVQAVAPAVLAHRLRLDIDRELRGASLAAVVGDVLGTTPVPPPRD; this is translated from the coding sequence ATGGTCGACGGATCGGCGGACACGGTCGAGGCGACGCGGGACGGCCTTCGGACGTGGAGCGCGATCCGCGACGCCGTCTCGGTCGCCGTCGTGGGCGCCGAACCGGCGCTCCGGCTGCTCCTCGTCGCCCTGCTCGCCGATGGTCACGTCCTCCTCGAGGACGTGCCGGGAGTCGGCAAGACGCTGCTCGCCCGCGCCTTCGCGCGCGCCCTCGGCCTCTCGTTCGCACGGGTCCAGGGCACGCCGGACCTCCTGCCCGGCGACATCACCGGGAGCGGCGTCCTCGACGGCGCGGCGTTCCGCTTCCTGCCCGGGCCCGTCTTCCACAACGTGCTCCTCGTGGACGAGGTGAACCGGGCCACGCCGCGGACCCAGTCGGCACTCCTCGAGGCGATGCAGGAGCACCAGGTCTCGGTCGAGGGCGAGACTCGTCCCCTTCCCGACCCGTTCATCGTCCTCGCGACCGACAACCCCATCGAGTACGAGGGGACGTTCGCCCTCCCGGAGGCCCAGCTCGATCGGTTCCTCGTCCGCGTCCGCATCGGCTATCCGGACGAGGCGGGCGAGGCTCGGATCGCCCGCCGCCACCTCACCGCCGCGGAGCCGCTCGACGGGGTCCGCGAGGTCGTGCCGGGGGCCCGGATCGTGGCCATCCGCGAGGCAGTGCGCCGGACCCACGTCGGCGACGAGGTGACGGCCTACGTCGTCGCCCTCGTCCGATCGACCCGGGTCCACCCCGACCTCTCACTCGGCGGCTCGCCCCGGGCGACCGTGGGGCTGTTCCGGGCGGCCCAGGTCTGGGCGTTCCTCGACGGCCGCGCCTTCGTGCTTCCGGACGATGTCCAGGCCGTCGCGCCGGCCGTCCTTGCGCATCGGCTTCGCCTGGACATCGATCGCGAGCTGCGCGGTGCGTCGCTCGCGGCGGTCGTGGGCGACGTGCTCGGGACGACACCCGTCCCGCCGCCCCGCGACTGA
- a CDS encoding DUF885 domain-containing protein — MTDDQPLSAVDAFADRFWDSILELQPTTATVYGDERYADRLEDPSATGRARAVDLWQRTRREIATLDDRGWSVEERITLDMIGVVCDLGLEQHEQRTDILAAVDQINGPQTLLAVVAQFQRADTPDRFAAYAARLRAYPAFIAATIDLLAEGLELGLTATRIVAERTIAQLERVLASPVEESPIVTYAQVASEADRTIVADLVRDVVRPADAAYLAALRGPYLGATRMEPGLWSAPDGDALYRTAIRAWTTVDMPAREIHRIGLEELESIEIERRVIARAAGFGDDTAAYRAALDADASNTPRTKDEMLVRAREDIDRAMVAAPRFFGRLPRTACEVRPVEEFKEADSPFAYYYPPAADGSRTGIYYANGYDLPSRSFSRLATTTYHEAVPGHHFQIALEMENPQLNRFRQLGSRMVGGAYVEGWGLYSERLADEMGLFRSEAERFGMLDAQAWRAARLVVDTGMHALRWSREQSVEALLAAGLSMTDATIETDRYIVWPAQALTYKLGQRVIEELRRELTARDGSRFDIRVFHDEVLGHGSLPLATLRRELPRWVAESV; from the coding sequence GTGACCGACGACCAGCCCCTCAGCGCCGTCGACGCCTTCGCCGATCGATTCTGGGACTCGATCCTCGAGCTCCAGCCGACGACCGCCACGGTCTACGGCGACGAGCGCTACGCCGATCGGCTCGAGGATCCGAGTGCGACCGGCCGCGCGCGGGCGGTGGACCTCTGGCAGCGGACCCGCCGCGAGATCGCGACGCTCGACGACCGCGGATGGTCCGTGGAGGAGCGGATCACGCTCGACATGATCGGCGTCGTCTGTGATCTCGGGCTCGAGCAGCACGAGCAGCGCACGGACATCCTCGCCGCGGTCGACCAGATCAACGGTCCGCAGACGCTCCTCGCGGTCGTCGCCCAGTTCCAGCGAGCGGACACGCCGGATCGCTTCGCCGCCTACGCCGCCCGCCTGCGGGCGTATCCGGCGTTCATCGCCGCCACCATCGACCTCCTCGCCGAGGGTCTCGAACTCGGCCTCACGGCGACGAGGATCGTGGCGGAGCGGACGATCGCCCAGCTCGAGCGCGTCCTCGCCTCGCCGGTCGAGGAGTCGCCGATCGTCACCTACGCCCAGGTCGCCTCGGAAGCGGATCGGACGATCGTCGCCGACCTCGTCCGGGACGTGGTCCGGCCGGCGGACGCGGCGTATCTCGCGGCCCTCCGCGGCCCGTATCTCGGCGCGACGCGGATGGAACCGGGCCTCTGGTCGGCACCCGATGGCGACGCGCTCTACCGCACCGCGATCCGGGCCTGGACGACCGTGGACATGCCGGCCCGCGAGATCCACCGGATCGGGCTCGAGGAGCTCGAGTCGATCGAGATCGAACGGCGGGTCATCGCCCGGGCGGCCGGCTTCGGCGACGACACGGCCGCCTACCGGGCGGCCCTCGACGCCGACGCGTCGAACACCCCGCGGACGAAGGACGAGATGCTCGTCCGGGCGCGGGAGGACATCGATCGGGCGATGGTGGCGGCACCGCGCTTCTTCGGGAGGCTGCCGCGCACGGCCTGTGAGGTTCGGCCGGTCGAGGAGTTCAAGGAGGCGGACTCGCCGTTCGCCTACTACTACCCGCCGGCGGCTGACGGATCGCGCACCGGGATCTATTACGCCAATGGCTACGATCTGCCGAGCCGCTCGTTCTCCAGGCTCGCCACGACGACCTACCACGAGGCGGTCCCGGGTCACCACTTCCAGATCGCCCTCGAGATGGAGAACCCGCAGCTGAATCGCTTCCGGCAGCTCGGCTCGCGGATGGTCGGCGGCGCGTACGTCGAGGGCTGGGGCCTCTACAGCGAGCGGCTCGCCGACGAGATGGGCCTGTTCCGCTCGGAGGCCGAACGGTTCGGGATGCTCGATGCGCAGGCCTGGCGCGCCGCGCGCCTCGTGGTCGACACGGGGATGCATGCGCTCCGCTGGTCCCGCGAGCAGTCCGTCGAGGCGCTCCTCGCGGCCGGGCTGTCGATGACGGACGCCACGATCGAGACGGACCGCTACATCGTCTGGCCGGCCCAGGCGCTCACGTACAAGCTCGGTCAGCGAGTGATCGAGGAGCTCCGCCGTGAGCTCACCGCCCGAGACGGCTCGCGGTTCGACATCCGCGTCTTCCACGACGAGGTCCTGGGTCACGGTTCGCTGCCCCTCGCAACGCTCCGGCGGGAGCTTCCTCGCTGGGTGGCCGAGTCCGTCTGA
- a CDS encoding aspartate aminotransferase family protein encodes MATHPAARTSPVLDRSRQHAMYERACRVLPGGTDSNFRAWGEETIYVDRGSGGRVWDIDGNEYVDLRMGYGPVILGHGDPRVDDHVNERMRRGVSFSLTSEDEVRAIELICEMTGWVEMARLTVSGTEATMHAMRVARGYTGRTKIVKFEGQYHGVHDYALISVGPNDMSELGDRDNPVRLAWGRGIPKEIAETVIPVPFNDLETLRRVFERDGDDIAAVIVEPILGNAQAILPREGFHEGVRALTKEFGALLIFDEVKTGFRLALGGAAEFFGVTPDLATYAKAMGNGYPAAAFGGTAEVMSVLPDRVSHGGTYAGNRVAAAATVATLGILRDGTVLESIRARGRSIQAELGRILRAKGLAHTFTGVPAMFGIVFAEKEIREYRDWADTDHELYDAIAAGMHARGAMPEPDSREPWFLCAAHDDADEAKALEAFEGSLEAALTARAHDVLAVAR; translated from the coding sequence ATGGCCACCCACCCCGCCGCCCGCACGAGCCCCGTGCTCGACCGATCCCGCCAGCACGCGATGTACGAGCGTGCATGCCGTGTCCTGCCGGGAGGCACGGACTCGAACTTCCGGGCCTGGGGAGAGGAGACGATCTACGTCGATCGGGGCAGCGGCGGCCGGGTCTGGGACATCGACGGCAACGAGTACGTCGACCTCCGGATGGGATACGGGCCGGTCATCCTCGGCCATGGCGACCCGCGCGTGGACGACCACGTCAACGAGCGGATGCGCCGCGGGGTGAGCTTCAGTCTCACGAGCGAGGACGAGGTCCGCGCGATCGAGCTCATCTGCGAGATGACCGGCTGGGTGGAGATGGCCCGCCTCACCGTCTCCGGGACGGAGGCGACGATGCATGCGATGCGCGTCGCCCGCGGATATACCGGTCGGACGAAGATCGTCAAGTTCGAAGGCCAGTACCACGGCGTCCACGACTACGCCCTCATCAGCGTCGGCCCGAACGACATGAGCGAGCTCGGCGACCGTGACAACCCGGTCCGCCTTGCCTGGGGTCGCGGCATCCCGAAGGAGATCGCGGAGACGGTCATCCCCGTGCCGTTCAACGATCTCGAGACGCTGCGCCGGGTGTTCGAGCGCGACGGCGACGACATCGCTGCGGTCATCGTCGAGCCGATCCTCGGCAACGCCCAGGCGATCCTCCCGAGGGAGGGGTTCCACGAGGGCGTCCGGGCGCTCACGAAGGAGTTCGGCGCACTGCTCATCTTCGACGAGGTGAAGACCGGGTTCCGCCTGGCCCTCGGCGGCGCGGCCGAGTTCTTCGGGGTCACCCCGGACCTCGCCACGTATGCCAAGGCGATGGGCAACGGCTATCCGGCGGCCGCCTTCGGCGGGACTGCCGAGGTGATGAGCGTTCTGCCGGATCGGGTGAGCCACGGCGGCACGTACGCCGGCAACCGGGTCGCCGCGGCGGCCACGGTGGCGACCCTGGGGATCCTCCGCGACGGGACGGTCCTCGAATCGATCCGGGCCCGCGGCCGCAGCATCCAGGCGGAGCTGGGCCGCATCCTTCGCGCGAAGGGTCTCGCCCACACGTTCACCGGGGTCCCGGCGATGTTCGGGATCGTCTTCGCCGAGAAGGAGATCCGCGAGTACCGCGACTGGGCGGACACGGACCACGAGCTCTACGACGCGATCGCCGCCGGGATGCACGCTCGCGGGGCGATGCCGGAGCCGGACAGCCGCGAGCCATGGTTCCTCTGCGCCGCCCATGACGACGCGGACGAGGCGAAGGCACTCGAGGCCTTCGAGGGGTCGCTCGAGGCGGCGCTCACGGCTCGGGCGCACGATGTGCTCGCCGTGGCACGCTGA